From a single Capsicum annuum cultivar UCD-10X-F1 chromosome 12, UCD10Xv1.1, whole genome shotgun sequence genomic region:
- the LOC124889592 gene encoding uncharacterized protein LOC124889592 codes for MTSNIAESINNTNRIARRLLVVSTIDFMRLMIESWNAKQHEEATNTLKELTAKYNDVLINNHLLSQKMIVKVTNEFLNIVTNGAKRFIVCLRRRKCSCGEFQLDKIPCSHAMAAITYRNQHGGNYCSPYYSNKNFRDAYVIPVEPLPCESTWEIPREVLDEVVLPPDSKRPPGRPCFER; via the exons ATGACATCAAATATAGCGGAAtccatcaacaacaccaacagAATAGCTAGAAGATTACTCGTGGTTTCAACAATAGATTTTATGAGGTTAATGATTGAATCATGGAATGCAAAACAACATGAGGAGGCAACAAACACATTAAAAGAGTTGACGGCCAAATATAATGATGTTTTGATAAATAATCATTTGTTATCTCAGAAAATGATA GTAAAAGTAACAAATGAATTTCTAAATATTGTTACTAATGGAGCAAAAAGATTCATTGTTTGTTTGCGAAGAAGAAAGTGCAGCTGTGGAGAATTTCaattggacaaaataccctgctCTCATGCTATGGCTGCTATTACATATAGAAACCAACATGGAGGGAACTATTGCTCACCTTACTATAGCAACAAGAATTTCAGAGATGCTTATGTCATACCAGTTGAACCTCTTCCTTGTGAAAGTACATGGGAAATACCACGTGAAGTGTTGGATGAAGTTGTATTGCCACCTGATTCTAAACGACCTCCTGGAAGACCATGTTTTGAAAGATGA